A region of the Deinococcus psychrotolerans genome:
TTGCCGCTTCTCGCCGTGACTCAGATCCGCCGCCAGCCGCGCGTGAGAGTCGGCCAGCCCCACGTCCGCCAGAATCGCGTCGGCCTGTGGCCCCAGCGTTTCTAAACGTGAAAGCGGCGTCCAGAACTGCCCCGGCAGGCGACTTCTGGATTGCAGCGCCACCAGCAGGTTTTCCCGCACGGTCATGGTGGGAAATACGCTGCTGATCTGAAAAGAGCGCGACAGCCCGCGCCGCACGATCTGGTGGGGCGGCAGCGTGTCAATGCGTTCTCCGAACAACCGAACCTCACCCGAAGTGGGTTTCAGAAAGCCGGAGAGGAGGTTAAAAAGGGTGGTCTTGCCCGCGCCGTTGGGGCCAATGATGGCGTGAATCTCGCCCTCACGGATAGCAAGCGTCACGTCGTTGGTGGCCCGGAAGCCCCGGAAATCCTTGATCAGATTCCTTGCCTCCAGCGCCACACTCGGCCCGTTGACCACGCCTATCGGTGGGGCGAGCTGGGTCTGCGCCGTCATAAGAAACGTAGGGGTGCGAAATCGAGCATCGTCCTCCTTGCTGTGTCATTCGTGGGTTGTGGCACGCTGGGGAGTATAAAGTGCTGGCGTCACATCTGGGTTACAGCCTGTGCTTCAGATCAACGGGGAGGCAGGGAGTGGGTGAAGACTTCCGAATGCCGTACAGCCTGTTCAGTCCTTTGACGTTCAGACGGCCTGACCGACTTCGCGTTGGCACTCCATGTCCAGCTTCGCGCCTACCGCGCCGTCCACCCCAGATCTAAATCCAGTACCGCGCCGGTCATGCCCCAGGCGGCGGGGCTGGCGACATAGCTGGCGAGGGCAGCGATGTCCTCAGGATTAAGCAGTTGTTTGATGGCCGCGCTTTCGAGCATCACCCGCTGCTCGACTTCCTCAACACTGATGCCGCGCGTGCGGGCCTGATCGGCCATCTGGCCCGTGACCAGCGGCGTCCGCACGTAACCGGGGCAGATGGCGTTGACCGTCAAGCCCTGCTCGCCTGCCTCCAGCGCCGCCGTGCGCGTCAGGCCGATCAACCCGTGCTTGGCGCTGACATACGCGCTTTTGAAGGGGCTGGCGACATGGCCGTGAATGCTGGAGAGATTGATGATGCGGCCCTGCCCGCTGCGGATCAGAGACGGCCAAGCGTACTTGGACAGCAAAAAAGGCGCGGTCAGCATCACGCGCAGCATGGCGTCCCAAGTGTCTTCGGGGAAATCGGCCACCGGGGCAATGTGTTGAAAGCCCGCGTTGTTGACCAGCACGTCCAGTCCGCCCAGCGCGGCCACCGTCTCGTCAATGGCGCGGCGGCAGTCCTCACGCTGTCCCAGGTCTGCTCCTATAAAGGTCAGGCCGTGTTCGGCGGCGACCTCGCGTGCTCCGGGCCGGTCTAAGTCAAGGACAGCCACCTGCATTCCATCCGCCTGAAATCTGCGGGCGACGGCGAGGCCGATGCCGCCCGTGCCGCCCGTGACGAGCGCGGTTCTGTGTTCTGGTGAACTGGGTTCTTTTGGAGTTGTCATGCCCGGAGTGTAAAGGGGAAGCGTTACCGGGGCATTCTGGGCGCAGGTTCTGATGTGTCTCCGCCGAGCGCCCGTGTGTTCGGCAGCGGCTTCAACCCCAGCTCACCCAAGGCGCTGCGAAGCTGTTCGTAGACGCGGCGGGCGGCGGCGGCATTACCGCGTGCATGCCAAGCCCGCATCAGGGTATGGGCAGCGTTCTCGTGGGCCGCGTCCAGAACGAGAGCGCGTTCGGCGGCGCGAATGGCGTTCCCAAGCTCCCCGACATTCAGCGCGTATTCGGCCTCGGCGGCCAGAGCTTCGGGCAGGCGGGCCGCGTAACGCTGGGCTTCTTGCTGCACGTCGTCCAGATCGGAGTCGGCCACCTGACTGGGCAGGGTCAGCAGGCCCTCCAGTCGCCCTGCTTTTCCAGTCTGCGCGTCCAACAGGGCGCGGGCCGCGTGCAGATCAACGCGCAGATCGGAACCGATTTTCAGGCGTATCCAGTCGCCGCGTTCCAGAAACACGCCGCTGACCGCCCCCTCCTCCAGCACTTGCCCCAGCGCATGGAGGGTCACGCGAAAGTTGCGCTCGCCCACGCCAGGATCAGCTCCCGGAAACAACGCTTCCTGGGCTGTCTCGCGCGGCAGGCCAGCGGCATGCACCGACAGAAGCGCCAACAGATCACGCGCTCTGGCCCGGCCCCATTCGCGCCCCCTCGTCTCATGGCTGCGCGTGACCGCCACACGGCCCAATACAGCAATCTGGACAAAGAAGCCGGGCGTTTGATCGGGATGGGGCAGCTCTGAGTAACCCAGCTCACGGGCAATGGGCAGCAGGGCCGCTTGAAGTTCGGGCTGCGCCTGCGCCAACTGCGCCAGCAGCCGCGCCCGCCCAGATAAATCAGAGACTGGAGAGAACAGGCAGCGCCGAGTCAGCAGAAAAGGATAACGCGCCGCTGCCTGCGCTGCCTCCAGATCCCCACCGCTGCCCGCTGCGAAACGGGCCAGTGCCACGCAGGCCAGGCCAAAAGCGTCGCCACAAATCTGGAAGGCGGCGAAGGCCGAGTCCAGTCCGGACGCGTCCGCTCCCCCACCCTCCTGTACGCCCAGCGCCGCCGCCAGATGCAGCAGGCCCGCCATGTACCCGTCACCGCCAGTCTGGGCCAGCGCCTCGGTTTTGAGCGCCGTGGCCCGCGCCGGGTCACCCGCCCAGCCTGCCAGCGCGGCCAGTCCCATCAGCGGCTCCACTCGGAGACGGCCCGAAACGTGCTGTGCCAGCGCCAGCGCCTGTTCATAGGAGGCCCGCGCACCGTCTAGATCGCCCGCCGTCATCCCGGCATGACCCAGCCGCGCCAGCGCCAATGAGCGCACAAATGGGCTTTCCAGGCGTTCGCCCTCAGCCAGTCCGGCGCGGGCATGTTCGGCAGAGAGGGCCGACTCTCCCCGCAGTGCCGAGACGAAAGCGGCCAGCAGCAAGCCCTCGCGGTGGTTCTGGGCCGCTCTCGCGCCGCCCGCCTCACCGCGTGCTGCGGCCAGCGCCAGCTCGAGCGCCCGCTCAAGGTCGCCGGAGCGCAGGGCCGCCCGCGCTCCGTTTGCCAGCTCTGGTTCTAGCGCCAGCGCCTCGGGCAGCCGTCCGGCATTCAGCAGATTCTCAGCCCACATGCGCCGCAGCGTCTGCGAGTCAGGATCCAGGGTTGCTGCTGCCTCCAGCGCTTCCCAGGCCGCGTCCGGTTGCACGGTGTCCAGCGCCACCTGCACCTGCCCCAGCGCCCGCAAGAGGGGTGTGGCCTGTTCGTATTCGGCCACAGCCTCGCCGTAACGAGACGAGAGACGCAGGGCGTCACCCGCCAGCGCGTGCAGTTCCGGGGTCCAGACCGTGCGCGGCACTCTTCCCAGACTGCGCTCAATCAATCCGGCCCGCCCCTGATCCAGCCAGCCTGCTCCGTGCACCGAGAGCAGCGACGCCGCCCGCGCCGTGTCGCCCGACAACAGATGGGCCGCCAGCGCCCGGCGGGGCCGTCCGGCACGCTCAAAATACGCCGCCCCGCGCGAGGCCAGCGCCCGAATCTCGGCCTCTGGCAAGCCCGCCCGCAGGTGGGCGCGGAGCAGTGGGTGGGCGCGGTAAACCGTTCCTTCCGAAGCGCTCAGCTGTTCTGAACGGGTGAGGAAAGTGCCGCCGTTTGCCAGTGTTTCCAGGAGCGCCGCGCCGTTCGGCTCGTCCAGCACAGCGCGGGCGAGTTCGGGGGTCAGCTCTTCAAACAAGCTGCCGCGCGTCAGCACGCCGCGCAGGGCCGGATCCAGCGGGCCCAGCACCTCGGAGGCCAGGTAAGCAAAGAGCGTTCCCAGTTGCGCCTCGCCGCCGTCCAGATCGGCCAGTGTGGTCAGTTGAACGCGTCCCTGCGCCGCCGCCTGGGCCAGAAAACGCACGGCGATGGGCCAGCCCTCCGTCACGGTGTGGGCCAGCCGCACTTCCGCGTCGGTGGGATTCAGGCCACTGGCACGCAGCAGCGCCCCCACCTCTTGCCGGGTGAAGGCCAGCTCAGACGTTCCCAGCCGCACGACCTCGCCTGCTGCGTCCAGCCGGGCCAGTTCCGGCAGTGCGAGCGGCACGCGTGACATTAGTGCCAGCCGACCAGCCATGGTGCCGGGGAGGCCGCCGCTGAGCAACTCACGCAGAAGGTCTCCGACAGGTGAGCCACTTAAATGCTGCGCTTCATCCAATATCAGCAGCCCCCCGCAGGCATCCAGCAAATCTGCCATGCGTGCGGCCACACGGCGGGGAGAAGCTCCCGCGTCCAGCAGTTCGGCCAGTGCCGCGCCACCCGGTAAATTCTCGGCGGCCAGCGCCAGTCCGGCGGCCAGTACCTGCGGGTCAGCGTCGTCGGCGTCCAGGGTCAGCCAAGCATGCGCTCCCACGGCCAGACTCGCGGCCAGCGCAGTGGTCTTGCCGTAGCCTGCCGGGGCCACCAGCAGCAGCACCCGGGCAGTGTCCATCACCGCCTGAAGGCGGGGCCGGGCCAGTGCGCCGCGCACCGCAGGAACCCGCGCCCGTCGCCGCGAAGTCAGGTCACGCCAGGTGAGGGTCATGGGCGAATGCTAGCAGGATGCCGCTGACGGAATCTAACAGCCCGGTGATTGAACGGCTGGTGGCAATCCGCTCGTCTGGGGTGTAGTCAGCCGT
Encoded here:
- a CDS encoding ABC transporter ATP-binding protein encodes the protein MTAQTQLAPPIGVVNGPSVALEARNLIKDFRGFRATNDVTLAIREGEIHAIIGPNGAGKTTLFNLLSGFLKPTSGEVRLFGERIDTLPPHQIVRRGLSRSFQISSVFPTMTVRENLLVALQSRSRLPGQFWTPLSRLETLGPQADAILADVGLADSHARLAADLSHGEKRQLEIGISLTQEPRVLLLDEPTSGMGSEGIDRVKALVRQVAQGRTVVLVEHNMSVVSELADRITVLQYGSLLASGSYDEVRQDPRVIEAYLGDEGDE
- a CDS encoding 3-hydroxybutyrate dehydrogenase, whose amino-acid sequence is MTTPKEPSSPEHRTALVTGGTGGIGLAVARRFQADGMQVAVLDLDRPGAREVAAEHGLTFIGADLGQREDCRRAIDETVAALGGLDVLVNNAGFQHIAPVADFPEDTWDAMLRVMLTAPFLLSKYAWPSLIRSGQGRIINLSSIHGHVASPFKSAYVSAKHGLIGLTRTAALEAGEQGLTVNAICPGYVRTPLVTGQMADQARTRGISVEEVEQRVMLESAAIKQLLNPEDIAALASYVASPAAWGMTGAVLDLDLGWTAR
- a CDS encoding AAA family ATPase gives rise to the protein MTLTWRDLTSRRRARVPAVRGALARPRLQAVMDTARVLLLVAPAGYGKTTALAASLAVGAHAWLTLDADDADPQVLAAGLALAAENLPGGAALAELLDAGASPRRVAARMADLLDACGGLLILDEAQHLSGSPVGDLLRELLSGGLPGTMAGRLALMSRVPLALPELARLDAAGEVVRLGTSELAFTRQEVGALLRASGLNPTDAEVRLAHTVTEGWPIAVRFLAQAAAQGRVQLTTLADLDGGEAQLGTLFAYLASEVLGPLDPALRGVLTRGSLFEELTPELARAVLDEPNGAALLETLANGGTFLTRSEQLSASEGTVYRAHPLLRAHLRAGLPEAEIRALASRGAAYFERAGRPRRALAAHLLSGDTARAASLLSVHGAGWLDQGRAGLIERSLGRVPRTVWTPELHALAGDALRLSSRYGEAVAEYEQATPLLRALGQVQVALDTVQPDAAWEALEAAATLDPDSQTLRRMWAENLLNAGRLPEALALEPELANGARAALRSGDLERALELALAAARGEAGGARAAQNHREGLLLAAFVSALRGESALSAEHARAGLAEGERLESPFVRSLALARLGHAGMTAGDLDGARASYEQALALAQHVSGRLRVEPLMGLAALAGWAGDPARATALKTEALAQTGGDGYMAGLLHLAAALGVQEGGGADASGLDSAFAAFQICGDAFGLACVALARFAAGSGGDLEAAQAAARYPFLLTRRCLFSPVSDLSGRARLLAQLAQAQPELQAALLPIARELGYSELPHPDQTPGFFVQIAVLGRVAVTRSHETRGREWGRARARDLLALLSVHAAGLPRETAQEALFPGADPGVGERNFRVTLHALGQVLEEGAVSGVFLERGDWIRLKIGSDLRVDLHAARALLDAQTGKAGRLEGLLTLPSQVADSDLDDVQQEAQRYAARLPEALAAEAEYALNVGELGNAIRAAERALVLDAAHENAAHTLMRAWHARGNAAAARRVYEQLRSALGELGLKPLPNTRALGGDTSEPAPRMPR